The Mucilaginibacter rubeus genomic interval AAAAGCTGCCTGCGGCCCTTTCTGACCATTATTATCCAAAAAGGCTATAGCATCCTGAAACTTATCGCACTCAACCGGCTTACCCAGCACACGGCCGGTATCAAACGGTGCACCGTCTTTAGCTTTCACCAGGCCCAGTTTACCCTGCTCAATGATGGTAAAGGGTTGCATTACTATGGTATACTGCCATGGCCACATCTTCCAGTAAAGGCCCGGGGCAAGCGCTTTGGCCTGCATACCGGCTTCCCCTTGTGTAGCAATGATACGGCCATCTGGCAATCGGCTGTTACCTGTTAAGGCAAACTTTTTGATCACCAAACCAATACGGTCGTCAGGAACGATGACCATGCCGCAAAATACGCGCAAAACAAATTTGTACATCAGCACTAACACTATGACAGGTATAACCCACCACAGACTAACAATTAGATTGTCCATTTTTTTAAAGATTGTTTTTGATTTTTTTTAACGGAACCCTTAAGGTGCGGGCCCTCACAATACTTATAGCTTACCTGGAAGAGTACCTTGGCTATATAGTGTCATTAAGACAGTTGCAATTATGCTTTGTTACGAAAAAAATTAAAAATATTTTTCGGGGCACATCAAATCCATGTAATTATTTGATACACAGAAAGTAAATTTTAGATCATTTTTTGTAAAAACATTTAACAATACCCGTAGTTAAACAAATACAGGTTGTTTAATATAAACTTAACTTATAAAGCCATGAACACCGCCGATGACATCAAAAAAGAAGGTAGCAAGGCAGATACTACTAAAACCGGGGCTCAAAAATCTAAAGAGCTCAAAACTGAAGGCCCATTGAGTGAAAAAGACGAAGTGAAACAAGCCGAAGAACGCGCAAGAAAAAGAGTTAAGAATAAATAGTATAAAGTCGATAGTTCTGAGCCGGGAGTCACAAGCCTGGTTTTTCACTTCCTGATATATGAACCATGCGGCTTTTGAAAGAGTAAATTTCAATCTCACTCTCTTGGTTTATGCTTCCAATTTTAAAAGCAATTGTATAGTTTTATCCAAACATTTTCTGTTATGATAAAACAAGGCTTTTTATTGTTTGCGGCCATAGTGTTATTCCTGACATCATGCAAACCAACAGTTTCGGTTACTACACTTACCGGCAAATGGAAGTACGTAAAAATTGAACATCCAAATGCCAGTCCGCCGGATACTGTGAAGAAAGCCGAGTTAGACGAAAACGTGCCCTATATCCAGTTTACTCCCGAAATGAAGTTCCTGATAGTTTGGGGCGGCAAATTCCTTTCGCACGGAACATTTACCCTTGATGGCAGCAACATGAATGTAACCGAGAAACTACCCGATGGGAAAACCCGAAACTTTGTTTTTACAATATCTGAATTAACCGAAA includes:
- a CDS encoding lipocalin family protein, giving the protein MIKQGFLLFAAIVLFLTSCKPTVSVTTLTGKWKYVKIEHPNASPPDTVKKAELDENVPYIQFTPEMKFLIVWGGKFLSHGTFTLDGSNMNVTEKLPDGKTRNFVFTISELTENKIVFESTGPEGSKVTALRASKF